Proteins found in one Triticum aestivum cultivar Chinese Spring unplaced genomic scaffold, IWGSC CS RefSeq v2.1 scaffold35174, whole genome shotgun sequence genomic segment:
- the LOC123172570 gene encoding uncharacterized protein, which translates to MKERKLEKLLLKRNSVSCSSQEIKWNNKCKPLIPTLTNQISRGIRRCLKGMGAKSLTRRLLALLLTSMVALMMILARILCICLGPWYVLEHASGQRKKSNLKKCREEFQLRVVGWFRGRAGRARPRGCRGRLLGTGDLAGAAPRVPGQAPGHWRSRRRMPRCKGRLLDARYVADGFHAASGNNRRWRSCREAGGDRVVQCREVAVQAGSGGAML; encoded by the exons ATGAAAGAAAGGAAGTTGGAGAAGTTACTATTGAAGAGAAATTCAGTGTCATGTAGTTCTCAAGAGATAAAATGGAACAACAAGTGCAAGCCTCTCATTCCTACACTAACTAATCAG ATTTCGAGAGGGATAAGGAGGTGCCTAAAGGGGATGGGAGCAAAAAGTCTGACTCGAAGA TTGTTGGCCCTGCTGTTGACGTCCATGGTGGCGCTGATGATGATCTTGGCAAGG ATTTTATGTATCTGCCTGGGGCCTTGGTATGTTCTTGAGCACGCATcag GTCAAAGGAAGAAGTCGAACCTGAAGAAGTGCAGGGAAGAATTTCAGCTACGTGTGGTCGGCTGGTTCAGGGGACGTGCAGGGCGGGCGCGGCCGCGCGGGTGCCGGGGCAGGCTCCTGGGCACTGGCGATCTCGCGGGCGCGGCCCCGCGGGTGCCGGGGCAGGCTCCTGGGCACTGGCGATCTCGCAGACGGATGCCACGCTGCAAGGGCAGGCTCCTGGACGCCCGCTATGTCGCTGACGGATTCCACGCTGCGAGCGGCAACAATCGGCGATGGCGATCGTGCAGGGAGGCCGGAGGCGACAGAGTGGTGCAGTGCCGCGAGGTCGCCGTGCAGGCaggcagtggcggagctatgtTATAA
- the LOC123172568 gene encoding protein FAR1-RELATED SEQUENCE 7, whose translation MVNTDGEGADAVGGDPMCVDESAAVVAGMGADQCEGARLQDSGAAVSIEGAREGEVPVSHPGGGMRVRGATVEEAENEEAPTVQGSKEGAEELLLKVVYSEEEAYKLYCDYGHRTGFSVRKGKQSYFTGTKRIRTKDYFCSKEGLKEAEKLTDENFNDPHTRTNCRAMVRFRANSQGEWRVIRLVSDHNHNLVRPEERHLLRSAKSLIAGRSCSAADAVLYGGYQLGGAPSQMAASTSVANNAETQRQDLLPGFSGITRTSAVGTGELQSIVSHLKSRANVDGMFYWDVHLDRAGRMSNFFWRDGRSRMDYDCFGDVVVFDSTYRLNKQNYIVAPFVGVNHHWQTTMYGCALLADDSMASFTWLFKSFLEAMGNRQPRSIFTNQDQVMSNAIEEVFPNTCHRIAHWHIQKNAASRLGALNASKAFNKMFTKCMQGCDSEAEFEGTWAAMLREFKLQDNKWLSKLYKLKQKWCGALNKCTFDGGVENEPQCDSLSNIFTCIVDKSTSLSTMVAAVDKLTEDWREKEFDEDVRCCQRPLSCIIKHSDILNHAAKVYTHRIYKLFETYFLDGCGATKFKALPCEDSDTYRFEMTMQGRGSRVCTVHLNMSTMQLTCSCSQFETMGLLCPHTLKALSIKNVGKIPEIYILKRWTRDAKQWVFNPKQYESSFQECMDDEAGYCNHAMRYAYDLVMKSEGQEELRRSLWQALESGEKELEKYLENATQYPQSYAT comes from the coding sequence ATGGTGAACACCGACGGTGAAGGTGCCGATGCCGTGGGCGGAGACCCGATGTGCGTCGATGAGAGTGCCGCAGTCGTTGCCGGGATGGGGGCAGACCAGTGTGAAGGAGCCAGGTTGCAGGACAGCGGTGCTGCTGTCAGTATTGAAGGGGCCAGGGAAGGAGAGGTGCCAGTTTCTCACCCCGGCGGTGGAATGAGGGTGCGAGGAGCGACAGTTGAGGAAGCCGAGAACGAGGAGGCCCCCACGGTGCAGGGCAGTAAGGAAGGGGCCGAGGAGCTGCTCCTGAAGGTGGTGTACAGCGAGGAGGAGGCGTACAAGCTGTACTGCGACTACGGGCACCGCACAGGGTTCAGCGTCCGCAAGGGCAAGCAGTCCTACTTCACCGGCACCAAGAGGATCAGGACCAAGGACTACTTCTGCTCCAAGGAGGGCCTCAAGGAAGCAGAGAAGCTTACTGACGAGAACTTCAATGACCCGCACACCAGGACGAATTGCAGGGCCATGGTTCGCTTCAGAGCGAACAGCCAGGGCGAGTGGAGGGTAATCCGACTCGTGTCTGATCACAACCACAACTTGGTAAGACCTGAAGAGCGGCACCTTCTGCGGTCTGCCAAGTCACTTATTGCTGGGAGGTCATGTTCTGCTGCGGATGCAGTGTTGTATGGTGGGTACCAGTTAGGGGGTGCACCTTCCCAAATGGCTGCAAGCACAAGCGTAGCCAACAATGCAGAGACTCAGAGGCAAGATTTGCTCCCCGGTTTTAGCGGCATAACAAGGACATCGGCCGTAGGAACCGGAGAGTTGCAAAGCATTGTGAGCCATCTAAAGAGCAGAGCAAATGTAGATGGAATGTTTTACTGGGATGTCCATTTAGACCGAGCTGGTCGGATGAGTAATTTCTTTTGGCGAGATGGTAGGAGCAGGATGGACTATGACTGTTTCGGTGACGTGGTTGTCTTTGACTCAACTTACCGCTTAAACAAACAGAATTATATAGTTGCACCTTTTGTTGGTGTGAACCACCATTGGCAGACCACTATGTATGGCTGTGCACTATTGGCGGATGATTCGATGGCATCTTTCACGTGGCTGTTCAAGTCTTTCTTGGAGGCAATGGGAAACCGGCAACCACGATCTATTTTCACCAACCAAGACCAAGTTATGTCAAATGCAATTGAGGAAGTGTTTCCAAATACATGCCATCGCATTGCCCACTGGCACATTCAAAAGAATGCCGCTTCTCGCCTTGGTGCACTTAATGCTTCCAAAGCATTTAATAAGATGTTCACCAAGTGTATGCAGGGATGCGACTCAGAAGCAGAATTCGAGGGAACATGGGCTGCGATGCTCCGTGAATTTAAGTTGCAGGATAATAAGTGGCTGAGCAAACTTTATAAGCTCAAGCAGAAGTGGTGTGGTGCTCTGAACAAGTGCACTTTTGATGGTGGGGTCGAGAACGAGCCGCAATGTGACAGTTTGAGTAACATATTCACTTGCATTGTCGATAAATCGACTTCTCTTTCCACAATGGTTGCTGCTGTGGATAAGCTGACTGAGGATTGGCGTGAAAAAGAGTTTGATGAGGATGTGCGGTGTTGTCAAAGGCCACTTTCTTGTATTATAAAGCACAGTGATATTTTGAATCATGCAGCAAAAGTTTATACACACAGAATCTACAAGCTATTCGAGACATATTTTCTTGACGGGTGTGGGGCCACAAAATTCAAGGCGCTTCCGTGTGAAGACAGTGACACATACCGGTTTGAGATGACTATGCAGGGTAGAGGGTCAAGAGTCTGCACAGTTCATCTGAATATGTCGACAATGCAACTCACTTGCAGCTGTAGTCAGTTTGAGACAATGGGTTTACTTTGTCCACATACTCTGAAAGCTCTTAGTATCAAGAATGTGGGCAAAATTCCAGAAATATATATACTGAAGCGGTGGACCAGAGATGCTAAGCAGTGGGTTTTCAACCCAAAGCAGTATGAATCATCATTTCAGGaatgcatggatgatgaagctgGATACTGCAATCATGCTATGAGGTATGCTTATGACCTTGTGATGAAGAGTGAAGGGCAGGAGGAATTGAGAAGATCTCTTTGGCAGGCTCTCGAGAGTGGAGAAAAAGAATTGGAGAAGTACCTAGAAAATGCTACACAGTATCCACAATCTTATGCCACTTGA